The following proteins come from a genomic window of Meles meles chromosome 1, mMelMel3.1 paternal haplotype, whole genome shotgun sequence:
- the LOC123952547 gene encoding basic proline-rich protein-like: MAQLPRSRRLALLPPPRAAGQPPAAVSLAPAGGKPEPRELPSRQQRLQTWRPGASWLLSDSAQPGKGSPGLQDSPQRVPQGPSPQTRLRSQESDDRSQGSYRAFAAEPGAAPPPPPASCLHTRRRPPRGQQRRRREGGPGRELVMKTGQREGQALPRWPPACPPPWPLWLELGSAAAGPVSLQPRKLCPRHGGHPPCQSFLGALRLRPQPQPLPAAPGPTAGDLRSPAPGVHAGSLPGPTTAGAQTPSFASTDALVLAGHSRLQAKRALAGGSPFCPAGGGLHI; the protein is encoded by the exons ATGGCCCAG TTGCCGCGCAGCCGGCGGCTGGCACTCTTGCCGCCGCCCAGGGCAGCCGGCCAGCCTCCCGCAGCGGTGAGCCTCGCTCCTGCTGGCGGAAAGCCAGAGCCTCGGGAGCTTCCGTCGCGGCAGCAGCGGCTGCAGACCTGGCGTCCTGGTGCCTCCTGGCTCCTCAG TGATTCAGCCCAGCCTGGAAAAGGATCACCTGGGCTCCAGGACTCACCGCAGAGGGTCCCACAGGGCCCGAGTCCTCAGACTCGGCTGAGGAGCCAGGAGAGTGACGACAG GTCTCAAGGCTCCTACAGAGCCTTCGCCGCCGAGCCTGGtgcagcccctcctcctccccccgcaAGCTGCCTGCACACAAGGAGGAGACCCCCCCGAGGTCAGCAGAGGCGCCGCAGAGAGGGCGGGCCCGGCAGAGAGCTGGTGATGAAGACGGGCCAGCGTGAGGGCCAGGCCCTGCCCCGCTGGCCACCAGCCTGCCCGCCCCCATGGCCGCTGTGGCTGGAGTTGGGGTCTGCTGCCGCGGGGCCTGTCTCACTCCAGCCCCGGAAGCTCTGCCCACGGCACGGCGGCCACCCTCCCTGCCAGAGCTTTCTAGGAGCTCTGAGGCTGAGGccacagccccagcccctgcccgcAGCCCCGGGCCCCACCGCAGGCGATCTCAGAAGCCCTGCACCGGGGGTTCACGCAGGCTCTCTGCCAGGTCCCACCACTGCCGGGGCCCAGACCCCCAGCTTTGCCAGCACCGACGCCCTGGTGCTGGCCGGCCACTCGCGTCTGCAGGCCAAGCGGGCCCTGGCTGGGGGTTCTCCTTTCTGTCCAGCCGGTGGGGGTTTGCACATTTAG
- the ARC gene encoding activity-regulated cytoskeleton-associated protein isoform X2, whose protein sequence is MELDHRTSGGLHAYPGPRGGPAAKPNVILQIGKCRAEMLEHVRRTHRHLLTEVSKQVERELKGLHRSVGKLESNLDGYVPTGDSQRWRKSIKACLCRCQETIANLERWVKREMHVWREVFYRLEKWADRLESMGGKYPVGNEPARHSVSVGVGGPEGYCQEADGYDYTVSPYAITPPPAAGELPGQEPGEAQQYPPWGTSEDGQPSPGVDTQIFEDPREFLSHLEEYLRQVGGSEEYWLSQIQNHMNGPAKKWWEFKQGSVKNWVEFKKEFLQYSEGTLSREAIQRELDLPQKQGEPLDQFLWRKRDLYQTLYVDAEEEEIIQYVVGTLQPKLKRFLRHPLPKTLEQLIQRGREVQDGLEQAAEPAGTPVPTEDEPDALTPALTSESVASDRTQPE, encoded by the coding sequence ATGGAGCTGGACCACAGGACGAGCGGCGGCCTCCACGCCTACCCCGGGCCGCGGGGCGGGCCGGCGGCCAAGCCCAACGTGATCCTGCAGATCGGTAAGTGCCGGGCCGAGATGCTGGAGCACGTGCGCAGGACCCACCGACACCTGCTGACCGAGGTGTCCAAGCAGGTGGAGCGGGAGCTGAAGGGGCTGCACCGGTCGGTGGGGAAGCTGGAGAGCAACCTGGACGGCTACGTGCCCACCGGCGACTCGCAGCGCTGGAGGAAGTCCATCAAGGCCTGCCTGTGTCGCTGCCAGGAGACCATCGCCAACCTGGAGCGCTGGGTCAAGCGGGAGATGCACGTGTGGCGGGAGGTGTTCTACCGGCTGGAGAAGTGGGCCGACCGCCTGGAGTCCATGGGCGGCAAGTACCCGGTGGGCAACGAGCCGGCTCGCCACAGCGTCTCGGTGGGCGTCGGGGGTCCAGAGGGCTACTGCCAGGAGGCCGACGGCTACGACTACACGGTCAGCCCCTATGCGATCACCCCTCCGCCGGCTGCCGGGGAGCTGCCGGGACAGGAGCCCGGGGAGGCCCAGCAGTACCCACCCTGGGGGACCAGTGAGGACGGGCAGCCGAGCCCCGGCGTGGACACGCAGATCTTCGAGGACCCGAGGGAGTTCCTCAGCCACCTGGAGGAGTACCTGCGCCAGGTGGGCGGCTCGGAGGAGTACTGGCTGTCGCAGATCCAGAACCACATGAACGGGCCGGCCAAGAAGTGGTGGGAGTTCAAGCAGGGCTCGGTGAAGAACTGGGTGGAGTTCAAGAAAGAGTTCCTGCAGTACAGCGAGGGCACGCTGTCCCGGGAGGCCATCCAGCGGGAGCTGGACCTGccgcagaagcagggggagccgctGGACCAGTTCCTGTGGCGCAAGCGGGACCTGTACCAGACGCTGTACGTGGAcgcggaggaggaggagatcaTCCAGTACGTGGTGGGCACCCTGCAGCCTAAGCTCAAGCGCTTCCTGCGCCACCCCCTGCCCAAGACCCTGGAGCAGCTGATCCAGCGAGGCCGGGAAGTGCAGGACGGCCTGGAGCAGGCGGCCGAGCCCGCCGGCACCCCTGTCCCCACCGAGGACGAGCCCGACGCCCTCACGCCGGCCCTCACCAGCGAGTCCGTAGCCAGTGACCGGACCCAGCCCGAGTAG
- the ARC gene encoding activity-regulated cytoskeleton-associated protein isoform X1 — protein MSRGGGVRARRRISHPGRWRVRGAGPPGAPGARAGAGGGARGAGSPAGTNGSGGSARGRPRPCGRIKGRRRRQGAELGAAAPRSSPPPRALPRSAAAAAAAAAAAAPGPKGPSRLHRTPASETPQPAAATCAPMELDHRTSGGLHAYPGPRGGPAAKPNVILQIGKCRAEMLEHVRRTHRHLLTEVSKQVERELKGLHRSVGKLESNLDGYVPTGDSQRWRKSIKACLCRCQETIANLERWVKREMHVWREVFYRLEKWADRLESMGGKYPVGNEPARHSVSVGVGGPEGYCQEADGYDYTVSPYAITPPPAAGELPGQEPGEAQQYPPWGTSEDGQPSPGVDTQIFEDPREFLSHLEEYLRQVGGSEEYWLSQIQNHMNGPAKKWWEFKQGSVKNWVEFKKEFLQYSEGTLSREAIQRELDLPQKQGEPLDQFLWRKRDLYQTLYVDAEEEEIIQYVVGTLQPKLKRFLRHPLPKTLEQLIQRGREVQDGLEQAAEPAGTPVPTEDEPDALTPALTSESVASDRTQPE, from the coding sequence ATGAGCCGGGGAGGGGGCGTCCGGGCCCGCAGGCGGATTAGTCACCCGGGCCGCTGGCGCGTGCGGGGGGCGGGTCCTCCCGGGGCGCCGGGCGCGCGGgcgggcgcggggggcggggcgcgcggggcggggagCCCGGCGGGGACCAATGGGAGCGGGGGCTCGGCGAGGGGCCGCCCACGGCCGTGCGGCCGCATAaagggccggcggcggcggcagggcGCAGAGCTCGGCGCCGCGGCTCCCCGCTCCTCGCCGCCTCCCCGCGCTCTCCCGcgctccgccgccgccgcagccgcagccgcagccgccgcagcgCCGGGACCGAAGGGACCCTCCCGGCTGCACCGCACCCCGGCCAGCGAGACACCGCAGCCCGCCGCGGCCACCTGCGCACCGATGGAGCTGGACCACAGGACGAGCGGCGGCCTCCACGCCTACCCCGGGCCGCGGGGCGGGCCGGCGGCCAAGCCCAACGTGATCCTGCAGATCGGTAAGTGCCGGGCCGAGATGCTGGAGCACGTGCGCAGGACCCACCGACACCTGCTGACCGAGGTGTCCAAGCAGGTGGAGCGGGAGCTGAAGGGGCTGCACCGGTCGGTGGGGAAGCTGGAGAGCAACCTGGACGGCTACGTGCCCACCGGCGACTCGCAGCGCTGGAGGAAGTCCATCAAGGCCTGCCTGTGTCGCTGCCAGGAGACCATCGCCAACCTGGAGCGCTGGGTCAAGCGGGAGATGCACGTGTGGCGGGAGGTGTTCTACCGGCTGGAGAAGTGGGCCGACCGCCTGGAGTCCATGGGCGGCAAGTACCCGGTGGGCAACGAGCCGGCTCGCCACAGCGTCTCGGTGGGCGTCGGGGGTCCAGAGGGCTACTGCCAGGAGGCCGACGGCTACGACTACACGGTCAGCCCCTATGCGATCACCCCTCCGCCGGCTGCCGGGGAGCTGCCGGGACAGGAGCCCGGGGAGGCCCAGCAGTACCCACCCTGGGGGACCAGTGAGGACGGGCAGCCGAGCCCCGGCGTGGACACGCAGATCTTCGAGGACCCGAGGGAGTTCCTCAGCCACCTGGAGGAGTACCTGCGCCAGGTGGGCGGCTCGGAGGAGTACTGGCTGTCGCAGATCCAGAACCACATGAACGGGCCGGCCAAGAAGTGGTGGGAGTTCAAGCAGGGCTCGGTGAAGAACTGGGTGGAGTTCAAGAAAGAGTTCCTGCAGTACAGCGAGGGCACGCTGTCCCGGGAGGCCATCCAGCGGGAGCTGGACCTGccgcagaagcagggggagccgctGGACCAGTTCCTGTGGCGCAAGCGGGACCTGTACCAGACGCTGTACGTGGAcgcggaggaggaggagatcaTCCAGTACGTGGTGGGCACCCTGCAGCCTAAGCTCAAGCGCTTCCTGCGCCACCCCCTGCCCAAGACCCTGGAGCAGCTGATCCAGCGAGGCCGGGAAGTGCAGGACGGCCTGGAGCAGGCGGCCGAGCCCGCCGGCACCCCTGTCCCCACCGAGGACGAGCCCGACGCCCTCACGCCGGCCCTCACCAGCGAGTCCGTAGCCAGTGACCGGACCCAGCCCGAGTAG